The stretch of DNA GATCATGCATGGATGGCTGTCCAAACTGCGATCGATATGCGCCATCGTTTAAAAGAGTTTAATATCAAGCGCATCGAGCAATTGAAGCCTCAAAATCAAAAAGAACTCGATATGGCAACGATCCGCATCGGTATTGGGATTAACTCCGATACGGTGATTAGCGGCAATATTGGCTCTACGCGACGGATGGAATTTACGGCGATCGGTGATGGCGTTAATTTGGGTTCACGTCTGGAGGGTGCAAGTAAGCAATATGGAACAGATGCGATCATTAGCGAGACTACTTACAAATTTTGTAGCGATCGCATCTGGGTACGTGAACTGGATTGCATTCAAGTCAAGGGAAAAAATCAGCCCGTTAGTGTCTATGAATTAATCGGTTTAAAATCTGATCCCCTCAGTCCAATCCAAACTCAAATAATTGAGCATTACCATACAGCTCGCGAGCATTACCTCGCTCGTAAGTTTAGTAAAGCTGTAGCTGAGTTTGCAGAAGTCTTAGAGTTAGACAATCACAATAAAGCTGCAAATATCCATATCACTCGTTGTCAGCACTTCTTGCTCAATCCTCCTGAAGATAGTTGGGACGGAGTATGGAGAATGACTGAAAAATAAAAAAAGATAGGAGGTGCAAAGCACCTCCTATCTTTTTTTTGTAATTTATAGCTGTTGCCATTCTTATAGTGTGAGGCGGCGCTTCGCGCCACCTCACACTATTTGTCCTGATACAAGTGGCTAAGGCTATAAAACCAAAAAACAGTCAGGTTTTTCAAAGCTAAAAATGGCGTAGCCATTTTTAGCTTTGGGATAAATTCACTACAGGACTTGGTTTTGCTGTTACATTGTTTTCAAGTATCGTGATTATCTTGTACAGCGTTCGTAGATTTTATGGCAAAGCAAGGGCAGCAACAGCTAGATTTCGGGTTGGAGTCTAACGGGGGAAATATCATAACGACCTCATTGCATACAGAAATGCAGCGATCGTACCTAGAGTATGCGATGAGCGTCATTGTCGGTCGTGCTTTGCCCGATGCCCGTGATGGACTTAAACCTGTGCATCGCAGGATTATCTATGCTATGCATGAGCTTGGACTCGTACCAGAGCGTCCATTTCGTAAATGTGCTCGTGTTGTCGGGGATGTATTGGGCAAATATCACCCTCACGGGGATCAATCGGTTTACGATGCTCTAGTGCGTTTGGTACAAGACTTTTCGAGTCGATATCCGTTACTAGCAGGACATGGTAACTTTGGCTCGGTCGATAATGACCCTGCGGCTGCCATGCGCTATACCGAATGTCGATTGGCTGCGATCGGCAATGAGGCATTGCTGGGCGAGATCGAAGAAGATGTTGTTGATTTTGTCGATAACTTTGATGGCTCTGAGCAGGAACCTGCGGTTTTGCCTGCCCAGTTACCGATGCTATTGCTCAATGGCTCCACGGGGATCGCCGTTGGCATGGCGACAAATATTCCGCCGCATAATTTGAGTGAAGTGGTCGATGGCGCGATCGCCTTAATCGATAACCCTAATCTGTCTGATGAACAGTTACTGAGCTTAATCCCCGCACCTGATTTTCCTACAGGTGGGATCATTATGAATCAGGATGGTGTGCGTGAGGCATACTTAACTGGGCGCGGTAGCGTCACGATACGTGGGGTGGCGGCAGTTGAGCAGTTTGGCGGCAAAGGTACAGGTAAACGGCAAAAACAAGCAATTATTGTTACTGAGTTGCCTTACCAAGTAAATAAATCAGCATGGATCGAGAAAATTGCTGAATTGGTGAACAATGGCAAAATCGAGGGAATCTCGGATATTCGTGATGAGAGCGATCGCGCAGGAATGCGAGTTGTCATTGAACTAAAAAAAGATGTTTCGCCTGAAGTAATTATCGAGCAGCTATATCGCCAAACCGCACTGCAATCAAATTTTGGCGTAATTCTCTTAGCGCTCAAAGGTTCGCTACCAAAGCAGATGTGCTTGCGTGAGCTGTTGCAAGAATTTCTATCTTTTCGGGAAGAAACTCTTTCTAAGCGCTTCCGATATGAACTGAAGAAAGCACAGGAGAAATCGCATCTATTAGAAGGACTAGTAATCGTTCTCCAAGATATCGATCGCCTAATCAGGATTTTACGATTTGCAAATAATAGTGCTCTAGCTAAAACTGATCTACAAACAGAATTTTCACTGTCAGAAACCCAAGCCGAAGCCATACTCTCTATGCCTTTGCGTCGGATCACTGCCATTGAGCAACAAAAGATCCGCGAAGAGTTAGAAACTTTGCAGCAACAAGTTGCTCGGTTAGAGAGATTGCTAGGCGATCGCCGCGAATTGATGAAATATCTCAAAAAAGAATTGCGTGATCACAAAAAAAGGCATAGCGATCAACGACGAACTCGTCTCGTATGGGATTTATTAGGCAATCAACAAAGCCTCAATTCGCCAAGCAATAACTCTCCAAGTCCTGATATAGAGGCTTCAGAGACACCAAAAGCAACCTCTAAAAGTGCTAACTCTAAAAGTGCCAAGTCCAAAAAATCTGAGGATGCTCTTCAGATTCAACAAACCCTTGAGACTGGGCACGTAGCTGAGAAAACTACTGAGAAAACAAGCGATCGCAAATCCCCTAAAGCAACAAATAAGCAGCCTAAACTCGTAGAAGTCCCTCTCATCTCACTGACAACTGAGTTAAACATTCCCATTGCAGAACCGCAGGATATGACGGTTCAACTCACTCACAAGGGCTATATCAAAGGCTTTGAGAGTAATTCCAGAGCCTCACAATCTGCGGATTTGGGAGATGATGTCACGATCGCATCCTATGACACCCGTAGCGATCGTGAAATGGTCGTCATGACTAGCTCAGGTAGAGCATTTCCCCTTGCCCTTGCGAATGTGCCAATTGTCAAAGGTAAAGGACGGGCTACTCCTCTAATCACGCTATTGCCTGATAGCACTGATCGCATCGTGTCGCAGTTTGTATGGGAAAAGAATGCCGAATCGACGGAAGGTTTAGTCCTGCTGTCTAATCAAGGCAAAATCAAGCGATCGCCGCTTTCAGAATTTGCCGACATGACTGCAAGGGGATTAATTGCCGCCAAATTCAAAGATGACGACTCACTTTTCTGGGCAGATATCGTCGGTTTAGAGCAAGACCTCGCGATCGCGACCTCAGCAGGTCGGATTTTACGCCTCAAAGCCGATGAGACTCAAATCCCTACCGTAGGGCGATCTGCCGCAGGAAATATAGCTTTGCGTTTGGGCAGCTCGGAAACGCAAATTGGTGTATCGGTTTTGGATTTGCAAGCTAATCCTAATTCAGAACTGATTTTAATTACTGCTGAAGGTTTCGCTAAACGAATATCGGCAGCAAATATTCGATCTGCAATTAGAGGTGCGATCGGTTCGCAATGCTTCAAGTTTCAATCGCGAGCCGATAGATTAGTGAGCATGACTGCGATCGCCAAGCCTCGTCTAGATTTACCAGTCACGTTTTTGATCGGTCAAGATGGTGACATTGGTCTAAGAACGGTTCAAATGCCTTTGGGTGCGATTCCTTTAGAATCGCCCAATAGTCAAGGACGTTCGATTTTTGCGGGTGAAAGTGATTTAGTGCGATCGGAAAAAGTAATTCGGGTAGTTGCAAAATAATAAAAAAAGCCTCGTTGCACGAGGCTTTTTTTATTATTTTGCTTAAAGAGAGATCTCTCTTTAAACTAACTATGCTAGCAGCGCATCAAGCTTGCCCTTAGAGTCCAGAGCATGAATGGCATCACAGCCGCCGATATGCTGATCATTTATAAAAATCTGTGGGACAGAACGCTTGCCATCAGAACCTCTAGATACCATTGCAGATCGCGCAGCATCGTCTCCATCGATCACGTATTCTGTATATTCGACGTTTTTCTTATCGAGCAAATGCTTTGCCCTTATACAGAATGGACACATGCGCCATGTATAAATCTCAACCTTTGCCATTACAATTTCCTAAATTTGTTTAACCTACGACATTTTAACAAATCTTAAAACCCAAAAGGGATTTGCGGCGCAAAGCGCCGCTTTAGGTGGCTTGACA from Pseudanabaena sp. BC1403 encodes:
- a CDS encoding DNA topoisomerase (ATP-hydrolyzing) subunit A, coding for MAKQGQQQLDFGLESNGGNIITTSLHTEMQRSYLEYAMSVIVGRALPDARDGLKPVHRRIIYAMHELGLVPERPFRKCARVVGDVLGKYHPHGDQSVYDALVRLVQDFSSRYPLLAGHGNFGSVDNDPAAAMRYTECRLAAIGNEALLGEIEEDVVDFVDNFDGSEQEPAVLPAQLPMLLLNGSTGIAVGMATNIPPHNLSEVVDGAIALIDNPNLSDEQLLSLIPAPDFPTGGIIMNQDGVREAYLTGRGSVTIRGVAAVEQFGGKGTGKRQKQAIIVTELPYQVNKSAWIEKIAELVNNGKIEGISDIRDESDRAGMRVVIELKKDVSPEVIIEQLYRQTALQSNFGVILLALKGSLPKQMCLRELLQEFLSFREETLSKRFRYELKKAQEKSHLLEGLVIVLQDIDRLIRILRFANNSALAKTDLQTEFSLSETQAEAILSMPLRRITAIEQQKIREELETLQQQVARLERLLGDRRELMKYLKKELRDHKKRHSDQRRTRLVWDLLGNQQSLNSPSNNSPSPDIEASETPKATSKSANSKSAKSKKSEDALQIQQTLETGHVAEKTTEKTSDRKSPKATNKQPKLVEVPLISLTTELNIPIAEPQDMTVQLTHKGYIKGFESNSRASQSADLGDDVTIASYDTRSDREMVVMTSSGRAFPLALANVPIVKGKGRATPLITLLPDSTDRIVSQFVWEKNAESTEGLVLLSNQGKIKRSPLSEFADMTARGLIAAKFKDDDSLFWADIVGLEQDLAIATSAGRILRLKADETQIPTVGRSAAGNIALRLGSSETQIGVSVLDLQANPNSELILITAEGFAKRISAANIRSAIRGAIGSQCFKFQSRADRLVSMTAIAKPRLDLPVTFLIGQDGDIGLRTVQMPLGAIPLESPNSQGRSIFAGESDLVRSEKVIRVVAK
- the grxC gene encoding glutaredoxin 3, translating into MAKVEIYTWRMCPFCIRAKHLLDKKNVEYTEYVIDGDDAARSAMVSRGSDGKRSVPQIFINDQHIGGCDAIHALDSKGKLDALLA